A genome region from Nocardiopsis exhalans includes the following:
- a CDS encoding AzlC family ABC transporter permease: MKTFSLLRSPAVRDSLGIGVAVGAAGLAFGTAAVAAGLSPAQALFLSLFMFTGASQFALVGVIAGGGSLVAGALGALLLGARNTLYGLRLADVLGYRGARRALAAHGVIDETAAVTLVQPDRESARTAFMTTYVVLGGFWVATTLVGALATDRVSDIDAFGLDAVGPAIFLGLLWPRLREGGPRTWLIAGLGAGLALAATPFLAPGVPVLLAASAALLSFVGANEANSPGSGADQTEEVRS, from the coding sequence GTGAAGACCTTCTCTCTACTCCGCTCGCCTGCAGTGCGGGACAGCCTGGGGATCGGTGTCGCCGTGGGCGCCGCCGGGCTGGCCTTCGGCACCGCGGCCGTGGCCGCCGGGCTCTCCCCCGCCCAGGCCCTGTTCCTCAGCCTGTTCATGTTCACCGGCGCCTCCCAGTTCGCCCTGGTCGGGGTGATCGCCGGGGGCGGGAGCCTGGTCGCCGGAGCGTTGGGCGCCCTGCTCCTGGGCGCCCGCAACACCCTGTACGGGCTGCGGTTGGCCGACGTACTGGGGTACCGGGGTGCCCGCCGGGCCCTGGCCGCGCACGGGGTGATCGACGAGACCGCAGCGGTGACGCTGGTCCAGCCGGACCGGGAGTCCGCGCGAACGGCGTTCATGACGACCTATGTGGTCCTGGGCGGTTTCTGGGTGGCCACGACCCTGGTGGGGGCGCTGGCCACGGACCGGGTGAGCGACATCGACGCGTTCGGGCTGGACGCGGTGGGCCCGGCCATCTTCCTGGGGCTGCTGTGGCCCCGGCTTCGCGAGGGCGGTCCGCGTACCTGGCTGATCGCCGGGCTGGGCGCGGGGCTGGCGCTGGCCGCGACCCCGTTCCTCGCGCCGGGGGTACCGGTGCTGCTGGCCGCCTCCGCCGCGCTGCTGTCGTTCGTCGGCGCCAACGAAGCCAACAGCCCCGGCAGCGGCGCCGACCAGACCGAGGAGGTTCGCTCGTGA
- a CDS encoding chorismate mutase → MHDRHTETAPSVEAPAAEQILRLRGRIDQMDAELAELLERRALIAAQVQRLKPVGYFAGRDRGRERELVERMAEHAPRLGADRLAEIMDSVISAGLAAAQEEAASAS, encoded by the coding sequence GTGCACGACCGTCACACCGAAACCGCGCCTTCCGTCGAGGCCCCGGCCGCCGAGCAGATCCTCCGGCTGCGCGGCCGGATCGACCAGATGGACGCCGAACTCGCCGAGCTCCTCGAGCGCCGCGCTCTGATCGCCGCCCAGGTCCAGCGGCTCAAGCCGGTCGGCTACTTCGCCGGGCGCGACAGGGGACGCGAGCGTGAACTGGTCGAGCGCATGGCCGAACACGCGCCCCGTCTGGGCGCCGACCGCCTCGCCGAGATCATGGACAGCGTGATCAGCGCCGGGCTGGCCGCCGCCCAGGAGGAAGCGGCCAGTGCAAGCTGA
- the tdh gene encoding L-threonine 3-dehydrogenase has protein sequence MKALSKLRGEPGLTLGEVKDPVMGRDEVLIKVLRTGICGTDLHISAWDHWARSVIEPPLVLGHEFVGEVVDVGGGVTDVKAGDLVSGEGHLVCGKCRNCMAGRRHLCIRTIGLGVNTNGAFADYVVLPETNAWVHRIPIDLDVAAIFDPFGNAVHTALSFPVMNEDVLVTGAGPIGVMAAATARHAGARSVVVTDLSPYRLELARKMGATIAVDVSQEDLADVMTANHMKEGFDVAFEMSGQAKALASAISTMSPGGRIAILGLPADDVSVDLATVVTRMLTLKGIYGREMFDTWYAMSVLLENGLDISPIITHRFGYEQHEEAFAVAASGRCGKVVLDWTTPSIPQATSQVNP, from the coding sequence ATGAAGGCACTCTCCAAACTTCGAGGCGAGCCCGGGCTGACCTTGGGCGAGGTCAAGGATCCCGTGATGGGCCGCGACGAGGTGCTCATCAAGGTCCTGCGCACCGGCATCTGCGGAACCGACCTGCACATCAGCGCCTGGGACCACTGGGCGCGGTCCGTGATCGAGCCGCCGCTCGTCCTCGGGCACGAGTTCGTCGGTGAGGTCGTCGACGTCGGCGGGGGCGTCACCGACGTGAAGGCCGGCGACCTGGTGAGCGGCGAGGGCCACCTGGTCTGCGGCAAATGCCGGAACTGCATGGCCGGCCGCCGCCACCTGTGCATCAGGACGATCGGCCTGGGGGTGAACACGAACGGCGCCTTCGCCGACTACGTCGTGCTCCCCGAGACGAACGCCTGGGTGCACCGCATCCCGATCGACCTCGACGTCGCCGCCATCTTCGACCCCTTCGGCAACGCCGTGCACACGGCGCTGTCCTTCCCCGTCATGAACGAGGACGTCCTGGTCACCGGGGCCGGACCCATCGGGGTCATGGCCGCGGCGACCGCACGGCACGCGGGAGCGCGCAGTGTCGTCGTGACCGACCTGAGCCCGTACCGGCTCGAGCTGGCCCGGAAGATGGGCGCGACCATCGCCGTGGACGTGTCACAGGAGGACCTGGCCGACGTCATGACGGCCAACCACATGAAGGAGGGCTTCGACGTCGCGTTCGAGATGTCGGGGCAGGCCAAGGCCCTCGCTTCGGCGATCTCGACCATGAGCCCCGGCGGCCGCATCGCGATCCTCGGTCTGCCCGCCGATGACGTCTCGGTCGACCTCGCGACCGTGGTGACCCGCATGCTCACGCTCAAGGGCATCTACGGGCGGGAGATGTTCGACACCTGGTACGCGATGTCGGTGCTGCTCGAGAACGGCCTCGACATCAGCCCGATCATCACCCACCGGTTCGGCTACGAACAGCACGAAGAGGCCTTCGCGGTCGCCGCCTCCGGCCGGTGCGGGAAGGTCGTGCTCGACTGGACCACGCCGTCGATCCCGCAGGCGACCTCTCAGGTGAACCCTTAG
- a CDS encoding PaaI family thioesterase — MTVNTQPVTESPDDPRAFGLPLVDGHAIPAELRTLVSRVHDLVDAVANTEVDTDTLAETAATVEELTGRLNVARRQIGTMVRRELSDGTTMVGTITNIVEGETNPAAPQLFLDRTDEGLRAEITLNTIYQGPPGLVHGGWIAAMLDQAVGSVSAVETSPGLTAKLEINYRRPTPLFTPLEITSWVERVEGRKVFVAGQIRAHGQVTAEATGLMIQVEAAE, encoded by the coding sequence ATGACGGTCAACACGCAGCCGGTCACCGAGAGCCCCGACGACCCCCGAGCCTTTGGGCTCCCCCTCGTCGACGGTCACGCGATCCCCGCCGAACTGCGCACGTTGGTCTCCCGCGTCCACGACCTCGTCGACGCCGTCGCCAACACCGAGGTCGACACCGACACGCTGGCCGAGACCGCCGCCACCGTCGAGGAGCTGACCGGCCGGCTCAACGTCGCCCGCCGTCAGATCGGCACCATGGTCCGCCGTGAGCTCAGTGACGGCACCACCATGGTCGGTACCATCACCAACATCGTCGAGGGCGAGACCAACCCGGCCGCCCCGCAGCTCTTCCTCGACCGCACCGACGAGGGCCTGCGCGCCGAGATCACCCTCAACACCATCTACCAGGGCCCTCCCGGCCTGGTACACGGCGGCTGGATCGCGGCCATGCTCGACCAGGCCGTCGGCAGCGTTTCGGCCGTGGAGACCAGCCCCGGGCTGACCGCCAAGCTGGAGATCAACTACCGCCGCCCCACTCCGCTGTTCACCCCGCTGGAGATCACCTCCTGGGTGGAGCGGGTCGAGGGTCGCAAGGTCTTCGTCGCCGGTCAGATCCGCGCCCACGGCCAGGTCACCGCCGAGGCCACCGGGCTCATGATCCAGGTCGAGGCCGCCGAGTAA
- a CDS encoding glycine C-acetyltransferase produces the protein MRDHLTRELEGIREAGLFKDQRLISGPQSARISVGDDSVLNFCANNYLGLADHPDLIEAAKRTLDEAGFGMASVRFICGTQDLHARLERRLSEFLQVDDTILYSSCFDANGGVFETLLGPEDAVISDELNHASIIDGIRLSKAARFRYKNRDMADLEKQLVAAADARHRLIVTDGVFSMDGYLAPLDEICDLAERHDALVMVDDSHAVGFVGPNGRGTPELFGVQDRVDIITGTLGKALGGASGGYVSAHAEIVEILRQRSRPYLFSNSLAPMIVGASLRVLDMLSEADDLRTKLNRNAELFRSEITAAGFDVLDGQHPIVPVMIGDAAEAARMASALLDKGVYVTAFSYPVVPMGKARIRVQLSAAHSEEDIRTAVAAFAQVRDELREGGTA, from the coding sequence ATGCGCGACCATCTCACGCGGGAGCTCGAGGGCATCCGTGAGGCGGGGCTGTTCAAGGACCAGCGGCTGATCAGCGGCCCGCAGTCGGCACGGATCAGTGTCGGTGACGACAGCGTCCTCAACTTCTGCGCGAACAACTACCTGGGCCTGGCCGACCACCCCGACCTGATCGAGGCCGCCAAGCGCACGCTCGACGAGGCGGGCTTCGGGATGGCCTCGGTGCGGTTCATCTGCGGAACCCAGGACCTGCACGCGCGGCTGGAGCGTCGACTGTCGGAGTTCCTCCAGGTCGACGACACCATCCTCTACAGCTCGTGTTTCGACGCCAACGGCGGGGTTTTCGAGACGCTCCTGGGCCCCGAGGACGCGGTGATCTCGGACGAGCTGAACCACGCGAGCATCATCGACGGGATCCGGCTCAGCAAGGCGGCCAGGTTCCGGTACAAGAACCGTGACATGGCCGACCTGGAGAAGCAGCTCGTCGCCGCCGCGGATGCCCGTCACCGTCTGATCGTCACCGACGGCGTGTTCTCGATGGACGGCTACCTCGCGCCGCTCGACGAGATCTGCGACCTGGCCGAGCGCCACGACGCGCTCGTCATGGTGGACGACTCCCACGCCGTCGGCTTCGTCGGGCCGAACGGGCGGGGAACCCCCGAGCTGTTCGGCGTCCAGGACCGGGTGGACATCATCACCGGAACGCTCGGCAAGGCGCTGGGCGGCGCCAGCGGCGGATACGTGTCCGCGCATGCCGAGATCGTGGAGATCCTCCGGCAGCGGTCGCGGCCCTACCTCTTCTCGAACTCGCTCGCCCCGATGATCGTCGGAGCCTCCCTGCGCGTGCTCGACATGCTCTCCGAAGCCGACGACCTTCGGACGAAGCTGAACCGGAACGCGGAACTGTTCCGGTCGGAGATCACCGCCGCGGGCTTCGACGTGCTGGACGGGCAGCACCCGATCGTGCCGGTGATGATCGGTGACGCCGCCGAGGCCGCCCGGATGGCGTCCGCGCTTCTGGACAAGGGCGTGTACGTGACGGCGTTCTCCTACCCCGTGGTTCCCATGGGCAAGGCCCGCATCCGGGTCCAGCTCTCGGCGGCACACAGCGAGGAGGACATCCGCACGGCGGTGGCGGCGTTCGCGCAGGTCCGGGACGAGCTCCGCGAAGGCGGTACAGCCTGA
- a CDS encoding endonuclease/exonuclease/phosphatase family protein, with product MTNRPRRIASTATLVLAASALTALPSSAAESPSVPAPPGAHEVRFSTFNTALERPEQGALAEELATPDSEQARNVAEIIQHVRPDVLLVNEFDYDEEGSGPRLFQDNYMSVGQNGAEPIEYPYVYSAPVNTGVASGVDLNGDGEAVTEPGTPGYAEDAFGYGIFPGQYGMVVYSRYPIVTDQVRTFQNFLWADMPGALLPTDPETGEPYYSEQALEVLRLSSKSHWDIPIDTGRGRPVHLLASHPTPPAFDGPEKRNVARNHDEIRFWADYVTPRAGSYIYDDQGDAGGLAPGSPFVIAGDLNADPNDGDGHPEAMTQLLEHRHIVDVRPSSQGGRGAAERQGGANDDHVGAPELDSADFNDVPGPGNLRVDYVLPSRSLPARGSGVFWPTVDDPLFRLTGDYPFPSSDHRLVWVDVVRP from the coding sequence GTGACCAACAGGCCCCGCCGTATCGCCTCCACCGCCACCCTCGTGCTGGCCGCCTCCGCCCTGACCGCGCTGCCCTCCTCCGCCGCGGAGTCGCCGTCGGTCCCCGCTCCACCGGGCGCGCACGAGGTGCGCTTCTCGACCTTCAACACCGCCCTGGAGCGTCCGGAGCAGGGTGCCCTGGCCGAGGAACTGGCCACCCCCGACAGCGAGCAGGCCCGCAACGTCGCCGAGATCATCCAGCACGTGCGCCCCGACGTCCTGCTGGTCAACGAGTTCGACTACGACGAGGAGGGTTCAGGTCCCCGGCTCTTCCAGGACAACTACATGTCCGTAGGGCAGAACGGCGCCGAACCCATCGAGTACCCGTACGTGTACTCCGCGCCGGTCAACACCGGTGTGGCCTCGGGTGTGGACCTAAACGGCGACGGCGAGGCGGTGACCGAGCCGGGCACCCCCGGGTACGCCGAGGACGCCTTCGGCTACGGGATCTTCCCCGGCCAGTACGGGATGGTCGTGTACTCGCGGTACCCGATCGTCACCGACCAGGTGCGCACCTTCCAGAACTTCCTGTGGGCCGACATGCCCGGTGCGCTGCTGCCCACCGACCCCGAGACCGGCGAGCCGTACTACTCCGAGCAGGCCCTGGAGGTGCTCCGACTGTCCTCCAAGAGTCACTGGGACATCCCGATCGACACCGGACGCGGCCGCCCCGTACACCTGCTGGCCAGCCACCCGACTCCCCCCGCCTTTGACGGCCCGGAGAAGCGCAACGTGGCGCGCAACCACGACGAGATCCGTTTCTGGGCCGACTACGTGACCCCTCGGGCCGGTTCCTACATCTACGACGACCAGGGTGATGCTGGCGGCCTCGCCCCCGGCTCTCCGTTCGTGATCGCGGGTGACCTCAACGCCGACCCCAACGACGGTGACGGGCACCCCGAGGCGATGACCCAGTTGCTGGAGCACCGGCACATCGTGGACGTGCGCCCCTCCAGCCAGGGCGGGCGCGGTGCGGCCGAGCGCCAGGGCGGCGCCAACGACGACCACGTGGGCGCCCCGGAGCTGGACAGCGCGGACTTCAACGATGTCCCCGGCCCGGGCAACCTCCGCGTGGACTACGTCCTACCGTCCCGATCGCTGCCCGCACGCGGCTCCGGTGTGTTCTGGCCCACCGTGGACGACCCGCTGTTCCGGCTGACCGGGGACTACCCCTTCCCCAGCTCGGACCACCGCCTGGTGTGGGTGGACGTGGTGCGGCCGTAG
- a CDS encoding GNAT family N-acetyltransferase: MSDPYPLRPLHEHEITDWARMTCDTYGTDWREGGLRGVQGSIEPERTVAAFDGDRIIGGGAIYSRDLTVPGAVRPVAGVTLIAVSPTHRRRGVLTSIIRRQFEDVRAHGESVAALNASEGGIYGRFGYGMASRLARVSGDKRMMRLHPGVDTGQGRVQLLDSAQARPLLEKVHDTVRSGSVGWVDRPERFWDALLRDDPPVRGGMTAMRFAVHTEPGGEATGYAIYRFRGADDSRGTPATVHVVELAATRPRAHAALWDLLISIDAHPGLYYEGPVDDPLPRMLTDAGALSTGVFDNLWVRLVDVERALAERHYSLPLDVVLEVDDAFCPWNTGRYRLRADGEDVRCERTGATADLRLSAAELGAAYLGGTTLASLAQAGRVTELTPGSLSRCSTAFRGEREPFHPSGRAFPAY, from the coding sequence ATGAGCGACCCGTACCCCCTGCGCCCGCTGCACGAGCACGAGATCACCGACTGGGCCCGGATGACCTGCGATACCTACGGCACGGACTGGCGGGAAGGGGGTCTGCGCGGGGTTCAGGGCAGCATCGAACCCGAACGCACCGTCGCCGCCTTCGACGGCGACCGGATCATCGGCGGCGGCGCGATCTACTCCCGCGACCTCACCGTCCCGGGCGCGGTGCGGCCGGTCGCCGGGGTCACCCTGATCGCGGTCTCCCCCACCCATCGCCGCCGGGGTGTGCTCACCTCCATCATCCGCCGCCAGTTCGAGGACGTCCGCGCGCACGGCGAGTCGGTCGCGGCGCTCAACGCCTCCGAAGGCGGGATCTACGGCCGGTTCGGCTACGGGATGGCCTCGCGCCTGGCCCGGGTGAGCGGGGACAAACGCATGATGCGCCTGCACCCGGGCGTGGACACGGGACAGGGCCGGGTCCAGCTGCTCGACAGCGCACAGGCCCGCCCGCTGCTGGAGAAGGTCCACGACACGGTCCGCTCCGGCTCGGTCGGCTGGGTCGACCGGCCCGAACGCTTCTGGGACGCCCTGCTGCGCGACGACCCACCCGTACGCGGCGGCATGACAGCGATGCGCTTCGCCGTGCACACCGAACCCGGCGGTGAGGCGACGGGCTACGCGATCTACCGCTTCCGCGGCGCGGACGACAGCCGGGGCACCCCCGCCACGGTGCATGTGGTGGAGCTCGCCGCGACCCGGCCCCGGGCCCACGCCGCCCTGTGGGACTTGCTCATCAGCATCGACGCCCACCCCGGCCTCTACTACGAGGGCCCGGTCGACGACCCTCTGCCGCGCATGCTGACCGACGCCGGGGCCCTGAGCACCGGGGTGTTCGACAACCTGTGGGTGCGTCTGGTGGACGTGGAGCGAGCGCTGGCCGAACGTCACTACTCCCTACCGCTGGACGTGGTCCTGGAGGTGGACGACGCCTTCTGCCCGTGGAACACCGGCCGCTACCGGCTGCGCGCCGACGGCGAGGACGTCAGGTGCGAACGCACCGGCGCCACCGCAGACCTGCGACTCTCCGCGGCCGAGCTCGGCGCCGCCTACCTGGGCGGAACGACCCTGGCGTCCCTGGCGCAGGCCGGACGGGTCACGGAGCTGACCCCTGGCTCCCTGTCCCGCTGCTCGACGGCCTTCCGAGGCGAACGCGAACCCTTCCACCCTTCCGGCCGGGCCTTCCCCGCCTACTGA
- a CDS encoding AraC family transcriptional regulator, whose product MEPGGLELPSEVHPTVEDPRVERARYWRFSGLPDTELLTARFVTTTFTRHTHPTYTIGMITAGIEEYTHPRGRSRVGPGGLAVVGPGEVHTGHAGIPEGWGYRVFYPAPEVVEGIGRELGMRGTPGFTESGIDAPEVARVLVRAHMAAERGERLTASSLTRQGIAMLLRSHGRERAREGGGHAARPEVLRVRELLAERLVDPPTLEELAAHTGIGAFALSRAFRSAYGLPPHAYLNQMRVDRARALLVQGRRAGEVAVEVGFADQPHLTRHFRRHLGVPPVAYQRALRAS is encoded by the coding sequence ATGGAACCCGGAGGCCTGGAACTGCCCAGTGAGGTCCACCCCACCGTCGAGGACCCGCGGGTGGAGCGCGCGCGGTACTGGCGCTTCTCCGGCCTGCCCGACACCGAGCTCCTCACCGCGCGGTTCGTCACCACGACCTTCACCCGGCACACACACCCCACCTACACCATCGGCATGATCACCGCCGGGATCGAGGAGTACACCCATCCGCGCGGACGCTCACGGGTGGGCCCGGGCGGGCTGGCCGTGGTCGGCCCCGGCGAGGTGCACACCGGGCACGCCGGGATCCCCGAGGGGTGGGGCTACCGGGTCTTCTACCCCGCGCCCGAGGTGGTCGAGGGCATCGGCCGGGAGCTGGGCATGCGCGGCACCCCGGGGTTCACCGAGTCCGGGATCGACGCCCCCGAGGTCGCCCGTGTGCTGGTGCGGGCACACATGGCGGCCGAACGGGGCGAGCGCCTGACCGCGTCCTCCCTGACCAGGCAGGGCATCGCCATGCTGTTGCGGTCCCACGGCCGTGAGCGCGCAAGGGAGGGCGGCGGGCACGCGGCACGACCGGAGGTGCTCCGGGTACGGGAGCTGTTGGCCGAACGCCTGGTGGATCCGCCGACCTTGGAAGAGCTGGCGGCGCACACGGGGATCGGGGCGTTCGCCCTGTCCCGGGCCTTCCGGAGCGCCTACGGACTGCCCCCGCACGCCTACCTGAACCAGATGCGGGTGGACCGCGCCCGGGCCCTGCTCGTCCAGGGGCGTCGCGCGGGCGAGGTGGCCGTGGAGGTGGGCTTCGCCGACCAGCCCCACCTGACCCGCCACTTCCGCCGCCACCTGGGCGTCCCCCCGGTCGCCTACCAACGCGCCCTACGCGCCTCCTGA
- a CDS encoding GNAT family N-acetyltransferase produces MSKPQIRQVLDERDRAAVFVIRGAVFVAEQQVPIEEEWDERDTTAAFLLALVGGVPVGTVRLVDQGDGSGLLGRMAVLPAGRGRGTGAALVRAAEDLARESGLDRVELHAQTHALGFYERLGYTAHGEEFMDAGIPHLHMEHKLG; encoded by the coding sequence ATGAGCAAGCCACAGATTCGCCAGGTCCTGGACGAGCGGGACCGCGCGGCCGTCTTCGTCATCCGGGGCGCCGTCTTCGTCGCAGAGCAGCAGGTCCCGATCGAGGAGGAGTGGGACGAGCGGGACACCACCGCCGCCTTCCTCCTCGCCCTCGTGGGCGGGGTGCCGGTGGGCACGGTCCGGCTGGTGGACCAGGGCGACGGTTCCGGGCTCCTGGGCCGGATGGCCGTCCTGCCCGCGGGCCGGGGCAGGGGGACCGGCGCCGCGCTGGTCCGCGCCGCCGAGGACCTGGCGCGCGAGTCGGGGCTCGACCGGGTGGAACTGCACGCGCAGACGCACGCGCTGGGCTTCTACGAGCGGCTGGGTTACACCGCCCACGGCGAGGAGTTCATGGACGCGGGCATCCCTCACCTGCACATGGAGCACAAACTCGGCTGA
- a CDS encoding LysR family transcriptional regulator encodes MIDPRRLRVLQSVALHGTVTAAARSLYLSPSAVSQQLSALEREVGLDLFERHGRNIRLTASGTVLAGYAVQVSAILEQAEADLAASALGEVGTVGIAAFPSAITEVVAPALRTLRTSAPHLRAHVTDAEGAAAQRLLAEGNVDVSVSVDYPQATDSTPQAFSHARLYSEPLDVLVPSDSDLAASAQLSLSRLAGEAWVTPLPGNPIHDLTLLACQQAGFQPRVESVSNDFRAVSALVGAGVGVALAPRSAITAIDLPRVSVLPLRGRPPRRHVFVSVRHGTEGHPLVNAVLSALHEHARALEPRRKRPTAARHRLLGEEEASD; translated from the coding sequence GTGATCGACCCGCGCCGCCTGCGCGTACTCCAATCCGTCGCGCTCCACGGCACGGTCACCGCCGCGGCCCGGTCGCTCTACCTGTCGCCGTCCGCGGTGTCCCAGCAGCTGTCGGCGCTGGAGCGGGAGGTCGGTCTCGACCTCTTCGAACGCCACGGACGCAACATTCGGCTCACCGCCTCGGGGACCGTGCTCGCCGGGTACGCGGTGCAGGTGTCCGCGATCCTCGAGCAGGCGGAGGCCGACCTGGCCGCGTCGGCGCTCGGCGAGGTCGGCACCGTGGGTATCGCCGCTTTCCCGTCGGCGATCACCGAGGTCGTGGCCCCCGCGCTCCGCACACTGCGGACCTCGGCGCCACACCTGCGGGCGCACGTCACCGACGCGGAGGGAGCCGCCGCGCAGCGGCTCCTGGCCGAAGGCAACGTGGACGTCTCCGTGTCCGTGGACTACCCGCAGGCCACGGACTCGACTCCGCAGGCGTTCAGCCACGCCCGCCTGTACTCGGAGCCGCTGGACGTGCTCGTGCCCTCGGACAGCGATCTGGCCGCAAGCGCCCAACTGTCACTGTCCCGGCTGGCCGGGGAAGCGTGGGTCACCCCGCTGCCGGGGAACCCGATCCACGACCTCACGCTCCTCGCGTGCCAGCAGGCGGGTTTCCAGCCGCGCGTGGAGTCGGTCTCGAACGACTTCCGCGCGGTCAGCGCGCTGGTCGGCGCGGGCGTCGGTGTCGCCCTGGCCCCGCGGTCGGCGATCACCGCCATCGACCTCCCGCGCGTCAGTGTCCTTCCGCTGCGGGGGCGCCCGCCGAGGAGGCACGTGTTCGTCTCCGTCCGGCACGGCACCGAGGGGCATCCTCTGGTGAACGCGGTGCTCAGCGCCCTGCACGAGCACGCCCGTGCCCTCGAGCCGCGGCGCAAGCGTCCGACGGCGGCGCGGCACCGGCTCCTCGGAGAAGAAGAAGCCTCCGACTGA
- a CDS encoding AzlD domain-containing protein: MTLWIALIATAAGCYLLKYAGLAAPRRLLDNPWLQRFALAVPVALLAALIAVQALGDGQSLNWDTARMAGVGAALLALVLRAPFLVVVVAAAGTTAALRALGVG; encoded by the coding sequence GTGACGCTGTGGATCGCGCTGATCGCCACCGCCGCCGGATGCTACCTGCTCAAGTACGCGGGTCTGGCGGCCCCGCGCCGGCTGCTGGACAACCCGTGGCTGCAACGCTTCGCCCTGGCCGTCCCCGTAGCCCTACTGGCCGCGCTGATCGCCGTGCAGGCGCTGGGCGACGGACAGTCCCTGAACTGGGACACCGCCAGAATGGCCGGGGTGGGCGCGGCTCTGCTCGCCCTGGTGCTGCGTGCCCCGTTCCTGGTGGTGGTCGTGGCTGCCGCCGGGACCACCGCCGCCCTGCGCGCCCTCGGAGTCGGCTAG